TTTTGCAATTGCTCGACAGTCAAGCCGAAAAAACACAGCAGGGCTTGGAGGCGCTCGAAGCATATCTCAAAGACGGCGATGAAGCGCAAGCCAAACGCGTGCAGGCGCTAGAAAAAGAAGCCGATGAAGTCCGGCGTATTTTGATTGACGAACTGAACCGCTCGTTCGTCACGCCGATTGATCGCGAGGATTTGTTCGCGCTCTCGCGCACGATTGACGACGTGCTCGATTACGGGTACACCACGCTCGACGAATTGGTGACGTTCGGCGTCAAACCCAATTTGTATTTGCAACGCATGGCGTCCATCCTCCGCGAAGCCGCCGAGGAATTGCATCTCGCGGTCGGACAAATCAAAGCGCATCCCAACGTCGCGCTCGATCACGCGACGCGCGCCAAATCGTTAGAGAATCGCGCCGAAAGTGTGTACCGCTCCGCGGTGGCGGATTTATTCGAGGGACCGAAAACGGTGGAAGATATTATGGAGATTCTCAAGATGCGCGAGATTTATCGGCATCTCTCGAATGCCGCCGACCGCGGCGACGAAGCCGCCAACATCATCGGCGACATCGTCGTCAAAATGACGTGAGCCGGAAAAACACGACCCGCCGGGTTTGAAAGAACTCGGCGGGTCGTTTCATAATGCCGGGTAGGCACAACCAAAATTATTTGGACGCGGATTTTTTTCTGATCGTGAAAATCCGCGTGAATCCGCGTTCAAGCATCTTCGCGGTTGTGATAGTTCTTCCGTAGGAATACGATACTCATTTTGAATAACTGCGCCGGTTAGAGTATAATGCCGCTAGACCCATTGCGCTCGACCGGGCACGATACCTGTGTTCAGCGGCAGAAGGGTTTCTTTATTCGTCAAGGGGAGTCTATCTGCGTGAACGACATTCGGACCGATCCTGAACCCGCCACATTTCATTCGCCGATACCGCCGGCGTCTACCACGCCCGGCATTGGGAATACGCTGCGTAATTATCTCTGGCTGACCAAACCGCTCGTCACCATTCTGTTGCTCTGCACGACCCTGGGCGCGATGCTGATCGCGCAACGCGGCATTCCCGCGTGGTCGCTCATGTTCTTTGCGTTACTCGGCGGCGCGCTCACCGCGAGCGGCGCGAGCGCGATCAACGCGTACGCCGACCGCGATATTGATCCGTTGATGGGGCGCACCGCGCGTCGTCCGATTCCCAGCGGCGCGATTGCCGCCACGCACGCGCTCGTGTTCGGTCTGGTGTTGAGCGCGGCAGGCGTGCTCGTCCTGGGTTTGTTCGTCAACTGGTTGAGCGCGGCGCTCAGTTCCATCGGTTTGTTTTATTACGTCGTCATTTATACCTTGTGGCTCAAACGTACGACGCCGCAAAACATCGTCATCGGCGGCGCTGCCGGCGCGATTCCACCGCTCGTCGGCTGGGCGGCAGTGACGAACGAAATCAGTGTGCTCGCCATGTTCCTGTTCCTCATTGTGTTTCACTGGACGCCGCCACACACCTGGGCGTTGATGC
This is a stretch of genomic DNA from Chloroflexota bacterium. It encodes these proteins:
- a CDS encoding protoheme IX farnesyltransferase; the protein is MPLDPLRSTGHDTCVQRQKGFFIRQGESICVNDIRTDPEPATFHSPIPPASTTPGIGNTLRNYLWLTKPLVTILLLCTTLGAMLIAQRGIPAWSLMFFALLGGALTASGASAINAYADRDIDPLMGRTARRPIPSGAIAATHALVFGLVLSAAGVLVLGLFVNWLSAALSSIGLFYYVVIYTLWLKRTTPQNIVIGGAAGAIPPLVGWAAVTNEISVLAMFLFLIVFHWTPPHTWALMLMVTKDYERAGVPMMPVAQGEDSTRRQIVFYTLGLVITTLVPFALQLLGLGYLLAALVLGGWLLYLAVKLQRDRSKATARRLYRYSNYYLALLFLAAVLASMMRW
- a CDS encoding DUF47 family protein; amino-acid sequence: MKITNPFRSHQGDFLQLLDSQAEKTQQGLEALEAYLKDGDEAQAKRVQALEKEADEVRRILIDELNRSFVTPIDREDLFALSRTIDDVLDYGYTTLDELVTFGVKPNLYLQRMASILREAAEELHLAVGQIKAHPNVALDHATRAKSLENRAESVYRSAVADLFEGPKTVEDIMEILKMREIYRHLSNAADRGDEAANIIGDIVVKMT